The Spirochaetae bacterium HGW-Spirochaetae-1 genomic sequence AGGTATTACCGTTTCTGAGTATGCCCAGGGCCTGCTGTGTTAATTCCGGTTGATTCATGAGAAACCTCCGAGATGATTTTTTATTGGCTGTATTAATATTTCCAGTAAACTTCAGAGAAAGTCAATTATAAATGAACAAAATTAAAAAATATTCATTCATGCTTATAGCAAACAGGCCATTGTAAAGATACGGATTGACTCATGTATTGTTTATTGACAGGCTCAATCGGTTGTGGCAGTTTAATCCAATCAGGAGTATCAACGGGGTGAAGTCCCTGACGACTGATTCTGAAAATCCATTGAGAAAAAAATAACCGCTCTATGTTAAGGAGATATATAGCATATGATTATTTTTAAAGTAGATGCCTTTACGTCGGAACCATACAGGGGCAACCCGGCCGGTGTGTGTATTCTTGAGGCGGATATACCTGACAGTGATAAGCAGAATATTGCCATGGAAATGAATCTATCAGAAACAGCCTTTCTGCAAAAAAGGAATGATGGATATGATCTGCGTTGGTTTACTCCCGCAGCCGAGGTTGAGCTGTGCGGGCATGCCACTCTGGCGAGCGCGCACATACTCTGGGAGGAATCCCTTCTTGGTGCAAATGATGAAGCTCGGTTCCATACGCTGAGCGGACTGCTTACAGCGCGCAAGCAAGGTTCCTGGATGACCATGGATTTTCCCGCTGAACCGGAAGTGGAAACTGTAATGCCTCCCGATATCGAAAGGGTGCTGGGAATAAAGCCGGTCTATGCCGGGAAGAACAGGTTTGATTTTATTTTTGAGTTTGAATCGGAGGAACAGGTGAAAGACCTCAGGCCTGATTTAAACCTGCTCGCTATACTTGATTGTCGCGGCGTTATTGTCACGGCTCCAGCCAGGGACGATTACGATTTTGTATCCCGGTTTTTTGCGCCCCGCGTAGGTGTCAGCGAGGATCCGGTAACAGGATCGGCACACTGCTGTCTCGGCCCTTTTTGGGAGAAGCGCACGGGGGAAAAGGCCTTCAGGGCTTTCCAGTGTTCAGCCCGGGGAGGAGAGGTTTCAGTGACAGTAGAAGGAGAGCGAGTCCTTCTGGGCGGCCGGGCCGTAACGGTAATGGAATGCCGGATGCGATGAAAGATTTTGTAATTTTTTCAGAACGTAAAGGGCGGATATTTATCCACAAGGCCCGTCATGAAGGCCATCACCCGTGCCATATACCGGTAATATCGTGATATAATCGAAAAAAGAAAATGTGGCCATCGCGCGGTTATCAGAACTGCAATCATACCCACGAGGTAAAAAATAGGGATTGTCATGCCGATGACCAGGAGAACTACGAGATGGGGAAGTGTGGCAATTATAATACCGATAATGCTGAGTCGCAGTGCAGCCAGTATTCTTGAATACACCACAGGATAGATGATGTCGAGCTGCATGGCATAATCAATATCTTTCTTTCCTGTGAACAGGGGCATCTCCTCTACAATACCCAAATATGATGTGCTGGTGGACAGAAAATAGCGAAGAGTCTTTTCGATTATTTCGGAAAAGTCTTCAACGGAATTTTTTGTGGAAAGCACGACGATATGATTGATGAAACCCAGGATCATGGAAAGGATGCTGTAGACGAAAAGAACGATGAAATGGGGAATCAATCCGATTGAAAACAGTTGTACCAATCTGAGGAAGGCTCCAAGGCGTGAATATTTCAGTGAGTAATCAATGGAGAAATTGACTGATCCGCCCTGAACCACATCGCGGTAACGTTTTCTTGAGAGTTCCTCGTCATTGTCGCCATAGGTGTCGTCGAGTTCCACGATTTCATCGGAAACCCTTACGGGTTTTCTTACAGCGGCTTTTGTCTGCAGGGTATCATATTCGTCAAAATCTATCTCCGGAAGCTCCTCGTCATCGTCGGTGAGAATGACTTCCGCTTCATGGAGTTCGTTTTCCAGTTCCTGAATACTGAGGTCCGGATCAATTTCATCAATGGTTAGCCGTATATCGTCATCGGCATCCATGTCCTCGACGATGTCCGATGTGGCCGAGGCCAGTTCATCGGCAGTAAGTTCGTCCATGGTGAGCCCCGCGTCTTCCAGCGTCAGTTTTTCATCTTCATCGGGGATTTCACCGCTTTTCAGTTCTTCCGTTTCTTCCAGGGGAATATCCAGCGAATCAAGATCAAGGGTGATGTCCTCATCGTCGGATAATGATGATGTCGTGTCATCCAGTTCAGGGGAGAGTTCGGGAAGGTCGATGTCTATTCCATCGTCGGGTATTTCTCCCCGTGAGATGGTCTCCTCTTCCTGGATATCTATATCGAGTGAGTCCAGGTCCAGGGTAATATCCT encodes the following:
- a CDS encoding oxidoreductase gives rise to the protein MIIFKVDAFTSEPYRGNPAGVCILEADIPDSDKQNIAMEMNLSETAFLQKRNDGYDLRWFTPAAEVELCGHATLASAHILWEESLLGANDEARFHTLSGLLTARKQGSWMTMDFPAEPEVETVMPPDIERVLGIKPVYAGKNRFDFIFEFESEEQVKDLRPDLNLLAILDCRGVIVTAPARDDYDFVSRFFAPRVGVSEDPVTGSAHCCLGPFWEKRTGEKAFRAFQCSARGGEVSVTVEGERVLLGGRAVTVMECRMR